A region of Lepus europaeus isolate LE1 chromosome 2, mLepTim1.pri, whole genome shotgun sequence DNA encodes the following proteins:
- the TRA2B gene encoding transformer-2 protein homolog beta isoform X4 produces the protein MSTRRRHVGNRRQADRASIRWYTPQSPATARAGPGPKPGTHSRSPTWVVGTQLLESGAGAGYRTQANPDPNCCLGVFGLSLYTTERDLREVFSKYGPIADVSIVYDQQSRRSRGFAFVYFENVDDAKEAKERANGMELDGRRIRVDFSITKRPHTPTPGIYMGRPTYGSSRRRDYYDRGYDRGYDDRDYYSRSYRGGGGGGGGWRAAQDRDQIYRRRSPSPYYSRGGYRSRSRSRSYSPRRY, from the exons ATGTCTACTCGCAGGCGTCATGTTGGGAATCGG agacaggcagacagagcctccatccgctggtacactccccaaagtcctgcaacggccagggctgggccagggccgaaGCCGGGAAcgcattccaggtctcccacgtgggtggtaggaacccagttgctggagtcaggagctggagctgggtatcgaacccag GCAAATCCTGACCCCAACTGTTGTCTTGGAGTATTTGGTTTGAGCTTGTATACCACAGAAAGAGATCTAAGAGAAGTTTTCTCTAAGTATGGTCCCATTGCTGATGTGTCTATTGTATATGACCAGCAGTCTAGGCGTTCAAGAGGATTTgcctttgtttattttgaaaatgtagatGATGCTAAGGAA GCTAAAGAACGTGCCAATGGAATGGAGCTTGATGGGCGTAGAATcagagttgatttttctataacAAAAAGACCACATACTCCAACACCAGGAATTTACATGGGGAGACCTACATA TGGCAGTTCGAGACGTCGGGATTACTACGACAGAGGGTATGATCGAGGCTATGATGATCGAGACTACTATAGCAGGTCATATAG aggtggtggtggaggaggaggcggaTGGAGAGCTGCTCAAGATAGAGATCAAATTTATAG AAGGCGGTCACCTTCTCCTTACTATAGTCGTGGAGGATACAGATCACGTTCCAGATCACGATCTTACTCACCTC GTCGCTATTGA